A region from the Drosophila bipectinata strain 14024-0381.07 chromosome 3R, DbipHiC1v2, whole genome shotgun sequence genome encodes:
- the LOC108129899 gene encoding uro-adherence factor A, producing MVTHGGNRGFQAYRNTFLGQYRFNLFPWTFFENTNMTTASLPRVPEGLRDLMKVYTKEVLREKPSDLYEFSAKFFNMIVGEKSHQAVRKYEPAQTYETIMKNRIRQQVPISMVFNIIPENLTDLIKQFIKAVLREKPDNIYIFAQEYFQRLSKEKSGRTEYKKYATYENSLKDKENLGPVAKVTCECGRVLSAKAKDVENNTVLIEKEEKESLIMALPKKDDDAKNVINMTYIRSVVIIQRHFRRYLKRVKTDRNKKDKCNSMEYMTSILLLQRQFRRLNAKKRVKKLKLSRLNEPKGKVDTANYMKAVLIIQKHYRLYLKQKQEQNRLENDKVSLATAAIIIQRAFRRMLAVHKARRITSASADHPEDLNDNASETGSYTSVSTALLSTESTELGGTNYEERVHQKIIHEDEEVENSNVDGGLEKEYFAEPIKSDKKSIHLRKSDTLSGPLIDNQEDHENNEYSEFEVKKQKEEIEDEFRAIKKRDTEIQAIPEHTLERQDELQSKKENESVDVADLDIIDSVKALDYKKENDIVLETKTKANLESQPSIENLKSKKEKKTENKETNIDLEPIMTAEIKATNISNELKETEYEKNLKSESQNGGKEDKEKENSNKIPRDSFEGLENVDNIKINETIPPPKVIKSESQLQATPTISIEHVDDSPEENSSIPSESNDVVAESAEPSLICAAELPERVSEIDIESRKTSQDTKPNNKATKEGHDQESPKQPSIDNDKEKPVESLVSNTSRDKHDQESLKQASVDNDKEEPVESLASKACKDGKHSIDDDMEKRVESLVSNTSRDKHDQESLKHTSVDNDKEEPVESLASKACKDGQPSIDDDMEKRVESLVSSTSWDKHDQESLKHTSVDNDKEEPVESLASKACKDGQPSIDDDMEKRVESLVSNASQEEHNQESPKQSSIDTDLEKPIESLNSNSSQEGHDQESPKKHTTDNDLEKPDKSLVLNASQEEHDQESLKQPSIDTDLEKPIESLNSNASQERHDQESPKQILIDNDPEKPVESLVSNFTQEIQSTEDTSSKDDEKDTVTDPIYRAKRSLEEIETNLDKIMENSKGIGEETKGDEFVEKEVSLKNSNDQIDPDKVKEISYEKREEKQEIEQLGNSERDTDTGKDSIENEEKLLTLGDEVEEIKTLGDDIKNDTSETISGIREAISGSTDAIEVSDEKLLKKQSSNEVINELENNEKEHKADPNDKEVVLEGSHSRSQQSPEKNKIDVDSDNNSKNISEETKIQNALIEEGDYEPLLLSGEKVEGKPTTEGSLESETGISTELVESLKRGIGNKLLESLEIEANKDHPVDHLANKDEILIPTKSQEELLHNQESASTDDEIKPVAATDLKEDLVQISLNAVEDSVFAIAHMKDKNSLENGIEKSEIVKKFIVDELPIGSLNEKQLTKSVEKLTLSTSQDELKPKNNISLKESETGTDELIEEKNIDQSAMEKEVVKEENGHFIETDTADITEDTIKNKQKTNSEKRSLNEMTDSLRNVTEEKEFDPEDKESEKKVAAIETFSSADITDSPPESTDKHTVSRGSKNSGDSSFSPEDKPEDAKLDDDVTISKDGESGLKITSKESINKTNTESDSGNGQEKELSENDSKIKTKELTNLDDVDIKETQTSNGVPSASDEKDVPDSKAEKIDSIPSKTEQKNSSLLVSNQLIGTQNLPTNPIEIEKNTKKYSSVNVKDKDIGTLSSGRLVPTPIAELQLKSFKNTNDDGAWYDIYVENQIPIDTDSGKTTDSVQSIQIDADRPGEIIEEPIIPQERVPSYYTPQKIVEPEIPKVKNSVSFFVSFDSDDGKPKYKIPKKFQNQSKTNIPEKSQLKAYSDSTKPGEIETSTADDNENEEEIEVIEVSEGDPEYQQMAGTKLQTILELNENEQPSDLQNEGNEAVDPETGEMSSVVKSKLRNSKEANEELENPLPTTKKSDYDFETIYKADILSLTKSVQIIERAFKRFKNKSQEVPENQNVEIDEAKANNAAQVIQKWIRNILIKKSSKLSSDIVEDNHKILAPRKIQRAYRNYVEKLKNENTNNKELLDIPTVEIENNYLLEIENEEKDSQKIEKHNNAVLIIQKAFRLYSQRNKAKQNKMKSDENDVRQNDAATKIQRTFKRYLKLIKNPDVVIQNQSKKIEEVQESVNSNIVTTQEPIPEPNNAPKDDLKLEAKAVLIIQRAFRQYLERKKLETLEENSFDSQSITSSRITTIENVNYPTDATPTDSLVQESVENTPEIKPKSEWYVGSTRIIPSQEVVGEPLEINQELAASARKSTQVVESIETVDSSHGSLESKLNSGTKFDEIVGKDIEKDNALSCGLAGPEDAVEAESGSNEDDILLTQSNLDKIERDILSTQELVNNFLEKEIEFSSAQGPYENSSPEEVVEETCIKKSASLVNISETETGDPTDSSLSETTGLDTLSADTIDKATVKLAKPEEVIEKMSQLRESRSQTSQERIQSGDASFEESVVRPMSSLQEQSSLDIEDGDIIVYNRLQRDETRESSAQSDSVVFGDPETEKIVEKDEESGRVHLMRHYTIAGDDPRGLFRSVTIDDALNYEEDMDSGHGIKSTASFYLDDETSENIRKKMMAYSLSETDSDYIDPRKVSQEDFDVDTAMADAMGTSTETESTIVSAATKIQAGARGFLTRRRLRRASAGTKSSTQDTKASFGNDAISESLERFIEEEAAKKIQAAYRIHTRKRKGYPRKMEGISLESNLAARRQKLQRGDALRNDSTPDDEHSVATNGGQTQKVAKPPRHKLVGDAKSRAAMELKWLTMRQNSMPVQIDCEVFRVIPKHMRKRIKSADANKRK from the exons ATGGTAACACATGGTGGCAATCGAGGTTTCCAGGCATATAGGAACACCTTTCTTGGCCAGTATCGATTCAACCTTTTTCCGTGGACGTTCTTTGAAAACACCAATATGACGACCGCTAGTTTGCCCAGAGTTCCAGAGGGACTTCGGGACCTTATGAAAGTCTACACCAAAGAGGTTTTGCGTGAAAAACCATCCGATCTGTACGAATTTTCGGCAAAGTTTTTTAACATGATTGTTGGTGAAAAGTCTCACCAAGCCGTGAGAAAATATGAACCTGCCCAGACTTACGAAACCATTATGAAAAACCGTATACGTCAGCAAGTGCCCATATCTATGGTTTTTAACATAATACCTGAAAATCTGACCGACTTGATCAAGCAATTTATAAAGGCTGTTCTAAGAGAGAAGCCggataatatttatattttcgcGCAGGAGTACTTTCAGAGGCTATCGAAGGAAAAGTCAGGTCGTACTGAATACAAAAAGTATGCCACATACGAAAATTCATTGAAGGACAAGGAAAACCTAGGTCCTGTGGCAAAGGTAACCTGCGAATGTGGACGTGTTCTCAGCGCAAAAGCAAAGGATGTGGAAAATAATACAGTTCTTATTGAAAAGGAAGAAAAGGAATCTCTTATTATGGCTTTACCCAAAAAAGATGATGACGcgaaaaatgtaattaatatGACCTACATAAGATCCGTGGTTATTATTCAAAGGCACTTTCGTCGATATCTGAAGCGTGTGAAAACCGATCGAAATAAAAAGGATAAATGCAATAGCATGGAATATATGACTTCTATTTTGTTGCTTCAAAGACAATTTCGGCGGCTTAATGCCAAAAAACGAGTGAAAAAACTCAAGCTTTCGCGTTTAAATGAACCAAAAGGAAAAGTTGATACGGCCAACTATATGAAAGCTGTTCTCATTATTCAAAAACATTATCGCTTATATTTAAAACAGAAGCAGGAGCAAAATCGATTAGAAAATGACAAAGTTTCCTTGGCAACAGCCGCCATTATAATCCAAAGAGCCTTTCGTAGAATGTTGGCCGTACATAAGGCCAGAAGAATAACCTCGGCCAGTGCCGATCATCCCGAGGACCTTAACGACAATGCCTCGGAAACAGGATCCTACACCTCCGTGTCGACAGCCCTCCTTTCAACGGAGTCCACCGAACTGGGTGGCACGAATTACGAGGAACGAGTCCATCAGAAAATAATCCACGAGGATGAGGAAGTGGAGAACAGCAATGTGGATGGTGGCCTGGAAAAGGAGTATTTTGCAGAACCCATTAAGAGCGACAAAAAATCGATACATCTGAGAAAAAGCG ATACTTTAAGTGGCCCCTTGATCGATAATCAGGAGGACcatgaaaataatgaatacTCTGAATTTGAGGTCAAGAAACAAAAAGAGGAAATTGAGGATGAATTTAGAGCTATTAAAAAACGGGATACAGAAATCCAAGCTATACCGGAACATACACTGGAAAGACAAGATGAGCTTCAAAGTAAGAAGGAAAACGAGTCGGTAGATGTAGCTGATCTTGATATCATAGATTCTGTAAAGGCTTTAGactataaaaaagaaaatgataTTGTTTTGGAAACTAAAACTAAAGCAAATCTTGAATCCCAACCATctattgaaaatttgaaatccaaaaaggaaaaaaaaactgaaaacaaagAAACCAACATTGATTTGGAACCAATAATGACAGCTGAAATAAAAGCTACAAACATTTCGAATGAACTTAAGGAGActgaatatgaaaaaaatctgaaaagtGAATCTCAAAATGGGGGAAAAGAAGataaagaaaaggaaaattcaAACAAGATACCCCGCGACTCTTTTGAAGGTTTAGAAAATgtagataatattaaaatcaatGAAACCATTCCGCCTCCAAAAGTTATCAAATCTGAAAGTCAATTGCAAGCAACTCCCACAATTTCTATAGAACATGTTGATGATAGTCCCGAGGAAAATTCATCAATTCCATCTGAATCTAATG atGTTGTGGCTGAATCAGCAGAACCGTCTCTAATATGCGCAGCAGAACTACCCGAACGTGTATCTGAGATTGATATAGAAAGTCGAAAGACTAGCCAGGATACTAAACCTAACAATAAAGCAACCAAAGAAGGACATGATCAAG AATCTCCAAAACAACCATCAATAGATAATGACAAAGAAAAGCCTGTTGAATCTTTAGTTTCAAACACAAGTCGGGATAAACATGATCAAG aatCTCTGAAACAAGCTTCAGTCGATAATGACAAAGAAGAGCCTGTTGAATCTTTAGCTTCAAAAGCTTGTAAGGATGGAAAACATTCAATCGATGATGACATGGAAAAGCGAGTTGAATCTTTAGTTTCAAACACAAGTCGGGATAAACATGATCAAG AATCTCTGAAACATACTTCAGTCGATAATGACAAAGAAGAGCCTGTTGAATCTTTAGCTTCAAAAGCTTGTAAGGATGGACAACCTTCAATCGATGATGACATGGAAAAGCGAGTTGAATCTTTAGTTTCAAGCACAAGTTGGGATAAACATGATCAAG aATCTCTGAAACATACTTCAGTCGATAATGACAAAGAAGAGCCTGTTGAATCTTTAGCTTCAAAAGCTTGTAAGGATGGACAACCTTCAATCGATGATGACATGGAAAAGCGAGTTGAATCTTTAGTTTCAAACGCAAGTCAGGAAGAACATAATCAAG AATCTCCAAAACAATCTTCAATCGATACTGATTTGGAAAAGCCTATTGAATCTTTAAATTCAAACTCAAGTCAGGAGGGACATGATcaag AATCTCCAAAAAAACATACAACCGATAATGATTTGGAAAAGCCTGACAAATCTTTGGTTTTAAACGCAAGTCAGGAAGAACATGATCAAG AATCATTAAAACAACCTTCAATCGATACTGATTTGGAAAAGCCTATTGAATCTTTAAATTCAAACGCAAGTCAGGAGAGACACGATCAAG AATCTCCGAAACAAATTTTAATCGATAATGATCCGGAAAAGCCTGTAGAATCTTTGGTTTCAAACTTCACTCAAGAAATACAATCAACTGAAGATACTTCCTCAAAGGATGATGAAAAGGATACTGTAACTGATCCCATATATAGGGCTAAGAGGAGTTTAGAAGAGATTGAAACTAACTTAGataaaataatggaaaattcCAAGGGAATAGGTGAAGAAACAAAAGGTGACGAGTTTGTGGAAAAGGAAGTGAGCCTTAAGAATAGCAATGATCAAATCGATCCGGATAAAGTTAAAGAAATAAGTTATGAAAAACGTGAAGAAAAACAGGAAATTGAACAACTGGGGAATTCAGAGAGAGATACTGATACGGGGAAAGATTCCAtagaaaatgaagaaaaactattaacaCTTGGGGATGAAGTTGAGGAAATTAAAACCCTAG gTGATGATATAAAGAATGATACTTCGGAAACCATCTCAGGAATAAGAGAAGCTATAAGTGGAAGTACAGATGCAATTGAAGTTAGCGACGAgaagttattaaaaaaacagtcttCTAATGAAGTAATAAACGAACTTGAAAATAACGAAAAAGAACACAAGGCAGATCCCAATGATAAAGAAGTAGTCCTGGAAGGATCACATAGCAGATCACAGCAAAGtcctgaaaaaaataaaatagatgTGGATTCCGACAacaattctaaaaatatatcagaggaaacaaaaattcaaaatgcaTTAATTGAGGAAGGCGATTATGAACCACTGCTTCTATCCGGAGAAAAAGTTGAAGGGAAACCTACAACCGAAG ggTCGTTGGAAAGTGAAACTGGTATTTCAACTGAATTAGTTGAATCCTTGAAGCGCGGAATAGGTAATAAGCTCCTTGAAAGTCTAG AGATAGAAGCAAATAAAGATCATCCAGTCGATCATCTGGCTAATAAAGACGAAATTCTAATTCCTACAAAATCTCAAGAGGAGTTGTTACATAATCAAGAGTCTGCAAGCACAGATG ATGAAATAAAGCCAGTGGCAGCCACCGATTTGAAGGAGGATCTTGTTCAAATATCTCTTAACGCAGTAGAAGACTCTGTCTTTGCAATTGCTCATATGAAAGATAAGAATAGTTTGG aAAATGGAATAGAAAAATCtgaaattgttaaaaaatttatcgTAGATGAGCTTCCAATTGGAtctttaaatgaaaaacaacTTACAAAATCCGTTGAAAAATTAACTCTAAGTACAAGTCAAGATGAATTAAAACCTAAgaataatatttctttaaaagaaaGTGAAACAGGAACGGATGAGCTTAtagaagaaaaaaacattgaCCAATCAGCAATGGAAAAAGAAG ttgtCAAGGAAGAAAATGGACACTTTATAGAGACTGATACTGCAGATATCACTG AAGACACCATtaagaataaacaaaaaacaaattcgGAAAAACGTTCTTTGAATGAAATGACAGATAGTTTAAGAAATGTTACAGAAGAAAAAGAATTCGATCCTGAAGATAAAGAATCTGAAAAGAAAGTCGCTGCCATTG AAACATTTTCATCTGCCGACATTACAGATAGCCCTCCAGAATCTACCGATAAACATACTGTTTCGAGGGGTTCCAAAAATTCAGGAGATAGTTCTTTTTCCCCAGAAGATAAACCCGAGGATGCCAAGCTTGATGATG acgtTACTATAAGCAAAGATGGCGAAAGTGGTTTGAAAATAACTAGCAAAGAAAGCATTAATAAAACAA ATACAGAATCTGATTCAGGAAATGGTCAAGAAAAGGAACTTTCGGAGAAtgattcaaaaattaaaacaaaggaatTGACAAACTTAGATGACGTAGACATTAAGGAAACGCAAACCTCTAATGGTGTTCCTTCTGCTAGTGACGAGAAAGATG TCCCAGATTCGAAGGCCGAGAAGATCGATTCAATTCCTTCGAAAACTGAA CAGAAAAACTCTTCATTGCTTGTATCTAATCAATTAATTGGCACCCAAAATTTACCAACTAACCCTATTGAGATTGAAAAGAACACCAAGAAGTACTCTAGCGTAAATGTAAAAGATAAAGATATTGGCACTTTATCATCGGGGCGACTTGTTCCCACACCAATTGCTGAACTGCAGCTGAAATcatttaaaaacaccaacgaCGATGGCGCCTGGTATGATATATATGTGGAGAACCAGATTCCAATAGATACAGATTCAGGGAAAACAACTGATTCTGTTCAATCTATTCAGATTGATGCCGATCGACCAGGAGAAATAATTGAAGAACCTATTATTCCTCAAGAAAGAGTTCCCAGCTATTATACGCCCCAGAAAATTGTTGAACCCGAAATACCAAAAGTTAAAAACTctgtttcgttttttgtgtCTTTTGACTCCGATGATGGCAAAcccaaatacaaaataccaaaaaagtTTCAGAATCAATCTAAGACAAATATTCCCGAGAAAAGTCAACTAAAGGCCTATTCTGATTCTACCAAACCTGGGGAAATTGAAACTTCTACTGCAGATGATAATGAAAATGAAGAGGAAATTGAAGTTATTGAAGTTTCAGAAGGGGATCCCGAATACCAACAGATGGCTGGAACCAAACTTCAAACCATCTTGGaactaaatgaaaatgaaCAACCCAGTGATTTGCAAAATGAAGGTAATGAAGCTGTGGATCCAGAAACAGGTGAGATGTCTTCGGTAGTTAAAAGTAAATTGAGAAACTCCAAGGAAGCTAATGAGGAATTGGAAAATCCTTTGCCAACAACTAAAAAAAGCGATTATGATTTTGAAACTATCTACAAGGCTGATATTTTAAGCCTAACCAAATCTGTTCAGATTATAGAAAGAGCTTTCAAAAgattcaaaaacaaaagtcaAGAAGTCCCAGAAAACCAAAACGTTGAAATTGATgaagcaaaagcaaacaatGCTGCTCAAGTTATACAGAAGTGGATTcggaatattttaataaaaaagtcaAGTAAACTTTCATCAGATATTGTAGAAGATAACCACAAAATCTTAGCTCcaagaaaaattcaaagagcATATAGAAACTATgttgaaaaattaaagaatgAAAATACAAACAATAAAGAACTACTAGATATACCCACAgtggaaattgaaaataattatttattagaaattgaaaatgaagaaaaggactcacaaaaaattgaaaaacataacAATGCTGttttaataattcaaaagGCATTTAGGCTTTATTCTCAAAGAAATAAAGCTAAACAGAATAAAATGAAATCAGATGAAAATGACGTAAGGCAAAATGATGCtgcaacaaaaattcaaaggacatttaaaagatatttgaaattaataaaaaatccaGATGTGGTTATACAAAATCAGTCTAAGAAAATCGAAGAAGTGCAAGAATCTGTGAATTCAAACATAGTTACCACACAAGAACCCATACCTGAACCAAATAATGCACCAAAAGACGATCTTAAATTAGAAGCCAAGGCAGTTCTAATAATACAAAGGGCTTTTAGACAATATTTGGAACGAAAGAAGTTAGAAACCCTTGAGGAAAACTCATTTGATTCACAATCAATTACAAGTTCCCGAATAACAACCATTGAAAATGTTAATTATCCAACTGATGCAACACCAACAGATAGTTTGGTTCAGGAATCTGTTGAAAATACACCGGAAATTAAGCCAAAATCAGAATGGTATGTGGGTTCAACCCGGATTATACCAAGCCAGGAAGTCGTTGGGGAACCTCTCGAGATAAATCAGGAACTGGCAGCATCGGCACGTAAAAGCACGCAAGTAGTAGAATCAATTGAAACCGTAGATAGTTCGCATGGCTCGCTTGAATCCAAACTAAATTCTGGTACTAAATTTGATGAGATCGTAGGCAAGGATATTGAAAAGGATAATGCACTGTCTTGTGGTTTAGCAGGTCCAGAAGATGCAGTTGAGGCTGAATCAGGTTCCAATGAGGACGACATCCTATTGACACAATCAAACTTGGATAAAATCGAGCGTG ATATTCTATCCACTCAAGAACTGGTAAATAATTTCTTGGAAAAAGAAATTGAGTTCTCCTCGGCACAAGGACCTTATGAAAATTCAAGCCCAGAGGAAGTTGTTGAAGAAACTTGCATTAAAAAATCAGCTTCGCTTGTCAATATATCTGAGACGGAGACCGGAGATCCTACGGATTCTTCACTTTCGGAAACCACAGGCTTAGATACTTTGTCTGCGGATACCATAGACAAGGCTACAGTGAAGTTGGCCAAGCCCGAGGAAGTGATTGAGAAAATGTCCCAGTTGCGAGAATCCAGGAGTCAAACTTCCCAGGAAAGGATTCAATCCGGTGATGCCAGTTTCGAGGAATCTGTTGTTCGTCCGATGAGTTCTTTGCAGGAACAATCCAGCCTGGACATTGAAGATGGCGATATTATTGTTTACAACCGTCTGCAGCGAGATGAAACCCGTGAGAGTTCTGCCCAGAGTGATTCCGTGGTTTTTGGTGATCCAGAGACTGAAAAGATCGTGGAAAAAGATGAAGAATCCGGCAGAGTACATTTGATGCGGCACTACACCATTGCTGGAGATGATCCCCGAGGCCTTTTCCGTTCTGTGACCATTGATGATGCACTAAATTATGAAGAGGATATGGATTCGGGTCATGGCATCAAAAGTACCGCCAGCTTCTACTTGGACGACGA